The window GTTTCGCTTCCGCAGCACCTGGGCCGGTGCGCTCACGACGATTTTCATGCTGATCGGTGTGTTGCCGCTTCTGGCACTGCAGATTCAGGCGGTGGCCGACTCCATCGGCATCCTCACCCGCGAGCCGGTGCAGCATCGCGTAGCCCTGAGTTTCTGCGCCCTGATTACGCTGTTCACCATTTTCTTCGGCTCCCGGCACATCGCTACCCGCGAGAAGCATGAAGGATTGGTGTTCGCGATTGCCTTCGAGTCGGTCATCAAGTTGATTGCCCTCGGCGGCGTCGGCCTCTACGCGCTGTACGGCGTGTTCGACGGCCCGCAACAACTGGAACTGTGGCTGCTGCAAAACCAGACCGCCCTCGCCGCCCTGCACACGCCATTGCAGGAAGGCCCGTGGCGTACGCTGCTGCTGGTGTTCTTCGCCTCGGCGATCGTGATGCCGCACATGTACCACATGACCTTCACCGAAAACCTCAACCCGCGCTCGCTGGTCAGCGCGAGCTGGGGTCTGCCGCTGTTCCTGTTGCTGATGAGTTTGGCAGTGCCGCTGATTCTCTGGGCCGGGCTGAAACTCGGCGCCACGACCAACCCGGAATATTTCACGCTGGGCATCGGCATCGCCGCCAACAGCAAGGCTTTGGCGCTGCTGGCGTATGTCGGCGGATTGTCCGCTGCCAGTGGCCTGATCATCGTCACCACCCTCGCTCTGTCGGGGATGGCGCTCAACCATTTGGTGTTACCGCTGTATCAGCCTCCGGCGGAAGGCAACATCTATCGCTGGTTGAAATGGACACGCCGGGCGCTGATCGTCGCGATCATTATGGCCGGTTACGGTTTCTACCTATTGCTAGGCGCCGAGCAGGACCTGGCCAACCTCGGCATTGTCGCGTTTGTGGCCACGCTGCAATTCCTGCCGGGCGTGCTGTCGGTTCTGTACTGGCCGACCGCCAACCGCCGCGGCTTCATCGCCGGTTTGCTGGCGGGGATTCTGGTGTGGCTGGTGACCATGCTGCTGCCGCTGGTCGGCAATCTGCAAGGCTTCTACATTCCGCTGTTGAACATGATCTACGTGCTGGACGACACCAGTTGGCACATGGCCGCGATCGCCTCGCTGGCCGCCAACGTACTGATGTTCACCCTGATCTCGCTGTTCACCAACGCCAGCACCGAAGAGGCCAGCGCCGCCGAAGCCTGCGCCGTGGACAACGTGCGTCGCCCGCAACGCCGCGAACTGCATGCCGCCTCGCCGCAGGAATTCGCCACACAACTGGCCAAACCGTTGGGGGCAAAAGCAGCGCAGAAGGAAGTCGAACAAGCCCTGCGCGACCTTTACCTGCCTTTCGACGAGCGCCGACCGTATGCCTTACGCCGCTTGCGTGATCGCATCGAAGCCAACCTCTCTGGCCTGATGGGCCCGAGCGTGGCCCAGGACATGGTCGAGACATTCCTGCCGTATAAGGCCGGCGGCGAAAACTATGTCACCGAAGACATCCACTTCATCGAAAGCCGTCTCGAGGACTATCACTCGCGCCTGACCGGCCTGGCTGCTGAACTCGATGCACTGCGCCGCTATCACCGCCAGACCCTGCAAGAGTTGCCGATGGGCGTTTGCTCACTGGCCAAGGATCAGGAAATCCTCATGTGGAACAAAGCCATGGAGGAGCTGACCGGGATCGCCGCGCAGCGTGTGGTCGGTTCGCGCCTGAGCACCATCGCCGATCCGTGGAAAGAACTGCTGCAAGGCTTCATCAACGTTCCGGACGAACACTTGCACAAGCAGCACCTGGCCCTCGACGGCCAGACCCGCTGGCTGAACCTGCACAAGGCGGCCATCGACGAACCGCTCGCGCCGGGCAACAGCGGCCTGGTACTGCTGGTAGAAGACCTGACCGAAACGCAGATGCTCGAAGACAAACTGGTGCACTCCGAGCGTCTGGCCAGCATTGGTCGACTGGCTGCCGGCGTGGCCCATGAAATCGGTAACCCGATCACCGGCATCGCCTGTCTCGCGCAGAACCTGCGCGAAGAGCGCGAGGAGGACGGCGAGCTCAAGGAAATCAGCGGACAGATCCTCGAACAGACCAAACGCGTGTCGCGCATCGTGCAATCGCTGATGAGCTTTGCCCATGCCGGCAGCCACCAGCACAGCGACGAGCCCGTCTGTCTGGCTGAGGTCGCTCAGGACGCCATCGGCCTGCTGGCCCTGAACCGACGCAATTTCGAAGTGCAGTTCTACAACCTGTGCGATCCCGAACACTGGGTCGAAGGCGACCCGCAACGGCTCGCCCAAGTCTTGATCAACCTGCTCTCAAACGCCCGCGACGCCTCGCCTCCCGGCAGCGCGGTGCGGGTCAAGAGCGAAGCCGGCGAACACACGGTCGACCTGATCGTGGAAGACGAAGGCAGCGGTATTCCGAAGAACATCATGGATAGATTGTTCGAACCTTTCTTCACCACCAAGGACCCGGGTGAAGGCACCGGTCTGGGCCTTGCACTGGTCTATTCCATCGTTGAAGAGCATTATGGAC of the Pseudomonas sp. MAG733B genome contains:
- a CDS encoding ATP-binding protein, whose product is MPMSFSLTQMILISAAYLAVLFGVAWISERGMIPRAIIRHPLTYTLSLGVYASAWAFYGTVGLAYQYGYGFLSSYLGVSGAFLLAPVLLYPILKITRTYQLSSLADLFAFRFRSTWAGALTTIFMLIGVLPLLALQIQAVADSIGILTREPVQHRVALSFCALITLFTIFFGSRHIATREKHEGLVFAIAFESVIKLIALGGVGLYALYGVFDGPQQLELWLLQNQTALAALHTPLQEGPWRTLLLVFFASAIVMPHMYHMTFTENLNPRSLVSASWGLPLFLLLMSLAVPLILWAGLKLGATTNPEYFTLGIGIAANSKALALLAYVGGLSAASGLIIVTTLALSGMALNHLVLPLYQPPAEGNIYRWLKWTRRALIVAIIMAGYGFYLLLGAEQDLANLGIVAFVATLQFLPGVLSVLYWPTANRRGFIAGLLAGILVWLVTMLLPLVGNLQGFYIPLLNMIYVLDDTSWHMAAIASLAANVLMFTLISLFTNASTEEASAAEACAVDNVRRPQRRELHAASPQEFATQLAKPLGAKAAQKEVEQALRDLYLPFDERRPYALRRLRDRIEANLSGLMGPSVAQDMVETFLPYKAGGENYVTEDIHFIESRLEDYHSRLTGLAAELDALRRYHRQTLQELPMGVCSLAKDQEILMWNKAMEELTGIAAQRVVGSRLSTIADPWKELLQGFINVPDEHLHKQHLALDGQTRWLNLHKAAIDEPLAPGNSGLVLLVEDLTETQMLEDKLVHSERLASIGRLAAGVAHEIGNPITGIACLAQNLREEREEDGELKEISGQILEQTKRVSRIVQSLMSFAHAGSHQHSDEPVCLAEVAQDAIGLLALNRRNFEVQFYNLCDPEHWVEGDPQRLAQVLINLLSNARDASPPGSAVRVKSEAGEHTVDLIVEDEGSGIPKNIMDRLFEPFFTTKDPGEGTGLGLALVYSIVEEHYGQITIDSPADVQSQRGTRIRVTLPRHVEATSAVN